The nucleotide window CTATGCCATCTCAGGAAAGGAAGGGTTCGAGGACAGGCGACTCACCCCTCAGAGGTTTTCGATTTCTCAGTTTAAAAACGTAAGTTCTGGTTCAAATTTTCTTAACTGGAAACATAAAGGCGCTTTCAGCCCATCTTTGGTTGTGAAGTTAGAGCAATGGTGTTGGTTTGTAAACCTTCCTCCGGAATTGCTTTggaattgatgtcctaaaaatgtattttaggctCTTTTAATGGCGTTAAGAAAAGGAATCAGGAGCTGCCTGCCGTAAATTTGATtacattgaagttttgaaaaacgcAAATGTTATGACTCGTTGAAAGGGTAAGGTGCTCTCTCTCGgaactttttcgaaattaaaggcctaaaaattaatttttagtctatatttggtaatgttaggggaaggaAAAAGATTTAAGAGCTctcctgaaaataaattttattggcgTTGAGgctaaaaaatgctattttaaattGTCTTAAATGATGTTAGGGAAAAGGGGGAGAAATTCGGGatatatacataaaatatatataaaaacatatttggAAATTATCTTTGAATGCGTTGGAAACAGGTGACGGCAGGAGAGTAATCTTTACCAgaaattgcttaaattttaagTTCCTTAAATGCGATTTTAGACTACTGACTAAATTATTGAAGAAGACGCGGGTAGATGAGCTCTCTCTCCCtaaatttttcggaaattgaaGTTGTAAAAATGGAATTTCTagttatctttggtgacattgGGGAGGACAGTGGGGATCAGGTGCTCTCACAtggacattttaaataacaaaaaatctaaAAGTGAATTTTAAGATCTCTTTGGTCTCTTGAAGGGGGTCAATGACCCATTTTTGCTTCCTTGCTTGGAGCCGCACTTAAATTTGTTGCCTTCTAAAATTTCCACCCGAGGTACTGGCCCCGAATTTCTGCCACAAAACCGACGCAGCGGcagagcatcttttttttttttttttttcatttcgccaCTGGTGAGGAAATAAAAAGTTGCGGACCACCTTTATCTCGGCTGCTCTCTCCTCTTGCCAAtttctgttcttttttcatttttttttttttttttggagctaaaTGCTGGgaatttatttgaataatcaccaacaaaattatgtttatttttgaaaaattcttgattttgGGAGGGACCCGGGCCCCCTGAGCCCACCCCTTACATAAGCCTTtggttaaaattctcgagttctaaTTTTTCATGTGTGCTGAacagctgaatccatttttgaggatttccaaaaaatatttgtcacagAGTATTTGTGTGTGATCCACTTTCTTCGGCTATGcgatttcaattttggaaaacttccaggagagctcCCAAACTCTAACGCccgaataacaccctctttatcatgaAGAGTAATCTAAAACTGCCATTCTAGAActgaaattctgaaaaatgtaTAGAAGAGAGCCTCTGattctctcctccccccccccctctctccttaacacaatcaaagaaaatcttagaattgcgtttttggagtatcaatttcgaaaaactgccgggggaatggcaccaaAATTCACCTTctactaacattatcaagatctatcaaaactacAAGCTCgcaaatttaagtggagcgcataggcggatttagaaccaagttcgaggggggggggcaagatttttttttagttgtattgaTTACAACTCGTTGGATTTAGACTCTACGTGTCCCTAAGCAATTTCAGGTTTTGGGTCTCTTTAGTAGACCggacaacttttctgtcggtgacaaaaaaggccattttttaaaGCCTCCTACTCCCCACTATACTTTAAACATAAGGTCTAAGGTGGATTAGAATATCCCTAATTttaaggggtccgggggtttctcccccagaggaatttttgtaaaacagatataaaattctgctttttgaagccttataaggggtaattggaagTACAAAAATATCGGAAACAAatagcaaaatattctttttgcaaATTACAataatacacaataaaaattgttttcgggttgacaaatcaatgacagcagtcctCGGAGAGAAAAAAGCGAGAAAGAAGagaagattatgcattgttatttgcttacattggTTGTCGGttcaatttaattagtttttgatcttgcctccaacccacccacaaatacaacaatgaattaaatacaaaatgatcaatagtaaaaaatgctttaaaagaaatgatgtatACATATAGGTAACAAGAGAGCAATATGCttcccatttggacaattcataatttatacacttgataagaaataaaattgaagcacactttgcttaggaatttcaaagactcatctataatccgtttcaaggactcgagaacaattaaattattaaaggcacttcatttgccctttccagtcCCTGAAATTTAGTATTAGATTgtagttttctattttaaatttaaaaagaaaaaaaaactagatttctcattacaacaacttttttttttcaactaaaagcagtgcaaataacgaaaaaaaaaaataaataaaaaaaaatagaggtaggTTTTTCTCCCCCTGCGCTGatcagattaacaatatgcagtagacgCAAAGCAATAcataagaatttccaaaattactcCATTTGGGaaacagcaatatatgaaacatgtgagccacaaaaatttatctcaagtaatgtgttacagaaacgtgagaaccatgagttttacatttttgatgcagaatgtggcaaggagctaaatttgacacaTATCGACATTTCtccccttacccccccccccccccatatgttATAAATTAAGTTTTTGGTTTGTagacacacttttccaaattttcaaggttttcaatcactttaaaaagaaatttactttttcaagtacttttcttttttttttttttaagaacaaatgaagaaattttcGGCAGTTGGGGACCTTCAACAAAACAGTTGCCCTAAACTATAGCTAGTTTAATTTACAggtaaatccgttttttttttcttaaatctttgtttcagtttctaatttgttgaaacaatagttgattattttaagtattttcagctGATTACATAGCTTGTTCAGCCGATATTTTTTACCCATGTACTTgccctaatggttttcaattcaaagtagtcgttttcaacacatttcagcaaCCCGGTGACAGCTTTACTCTTTTGTAATACCAGTgtacggtgccccccccccatcagaGAAGGACAGTCACTATTTTCTACATCttcacttctgaactattcaaaaaaaaaaagaaaataaatcatgattttttcttttatgattttggaagatgtgttgttaccatGTATCGAGTCCTTccaagacggggggggggggcattgccccctctcgtcccccccataaatccgcccatggtagAGCGCCCCCCTCTGCCTTCCTCCACTCTCGTCGACATTGttaaagatcgtctgaaatttgactttcagggcttcaatttcgagaaaattccgggagagcttccgaaaattctttttcttaacgtcacaaaggtcggatacaattgcaattttagaggatcaatttcaaaaaactgcctGTCTCCTAACCATAGATAGCGTAAAAgagtgttcttaaaacttaaagcGCGAAAATTTTCTCGGGGCGAGTCCCCGAATCGCTTTTTCCCTTAACTTTACCACAGATAGTCGAAAACAGATAGTCtagtttttagaattaaattttgaaaaacttatcGGAGGAGAGTCCCGAACCCGTCCCCTGTCCCTAACACAACGGTAGattatctaaaattgcgtttttgaagtttcagtattgaaaaattaccgggaaggggccaccGAACCTTTTATCCCTCTAACATCACCGGAGAGCGCCTAAAACTgtgattttaaaactacaatttcgaaaattttccgggggagaaacccccggactccTAGCTAAGTGACTATTATATTTCCGTTTCAAGGTTCATATTcaatacatctagtaatgactccatctgAATCCAGAAAGCTGAATTCACTCTCCTTGTAATTATTCATgcatttgcaaaataaataaataaagtgtagCGAAACTCAGGGGTAtgcaaaacttgtttactcaaggtccacgttgtaAATTTTGGGAAGGCGAGGCGGAACAATcctacaatatttcagttcaaatggtatttgttagtgctaccctccccccccccaaaaaaaaaaaactatgaatttgactggaaatatAGACACTCTAAAAACTGTCATGTTTAACCAGATTCGAAAGCGAGatcatttttgggggggaatttgcgccattgagcttgggggggatgggcacccctgactagaaacacattttagcaacttgatgtattatatgctttcatagaaacgttttgtaaagatatgctatttttgaaaaacatcccacatcaaaaatagcttcatatcaacaaatatatcttgaggctctttaaaaatttcaatctcaattattcgattgacaattgaaactcttagtaattttcgcactaatgcatacttgaaccaagtgtggaactttgtgacagagcTTTCTATAACAATTTTTACTGAATGCCAATGCAGAAGAGGTGACACAACTCACATGAGGTtgcagtcaaaatattaaattaatattttgaataaaacaatcaattcagtttctcaagaaattgaagcaggatttgatgagatgcatttatctttggtcttaagttcaatattatgtaagTTGGTTATAGAAAAcgagaaagaaaatattacacttatacactagcgcagccataaattccttctggaaggggtttttgatcaaaaataacttctggaGGGTGGATTTGGTGAAAAATaacttctgaaggggattttctgatgaaaattaccttctgaaggggagtttttgatgaaaaataccttctgaagggaatttttttgatcaaaatagccctttcatatgcataaactactgcattagaatttgcgtttatgttaaaaccaatggctctggggggggtATTTTCACGCCCCCCACCTTCTCTGTGCCACAGCACCAATGagaaaaatttatagcatgagggaagaggaattgttttgtgaattacgactatactttttaatgaagcaaaacaaacaccagcccaatttaaaaagctttcttggttattttaaagagagaaatctgAAGGAAGTGCGGAcgtgtgttttttaacataactttcttgcttccattgttttttttgtctgtttcaatctggtcagtcattttaaagatgacttttgtgtctcaggaggttagagaattacttTCGAAGCGCAATGTGGCAAGCAAGACCTtcatctttagctatactggaaaTGAGGCAAACCACTGGATATTGATTaagtatagttacaaaattttctgttgttCCTGACCCCAAGAATAGCAgactaaaactttactaaaaaataaaaactagtaccgataTATTTTTGAGAtaacttgttacaaaataaatttaaagctttggtCGCAAAAACTTTGATTGTTCTTAACAAacttaattattcttaacattaaaaccattttattatttcttcctgtttaccaatatttattttataccgtactgaggaatttcatgttcaagaaactcgaccccccaaacgaaatgctgaaatgccgcccctgtataCCCCGCCCcccacacacgcgcatacatacacaactacacacacacgcacacatacacctacacacacattcacacacacaaacacatacacacacgcatacatacagacacctacacatacacacacaaaaacatagacacacacatacacacaactacccacacattcatgccagcacacagacacaaacacacatgcctacacacatacacataccccctacacacaaacacacattcccccacacacaaacacgcacgtctacataaacacactcgtgattgcagaaaacataatttaaattcaagatgtcaaaatccaaattattattaatattttttttctcgatgTCATAAAACATCTTGAAcctatgaagtattatggtgcaaaccgcaaattcatgcgacaatttgttggttttctatgaattttttaaatgtgtcaaggctTTTTCGGACACCCTGCATTGTTCTTTTAGTAACATATAGGTATGACCAAAAGCAAaagtttcgagtttttttttaatctaggtAATCGTTGTGTGTGTTTACATGGTTTTTGAAAACCTTGGAATTTTTGCTAGTAAAGATACATATCTAAAGTAATAGTTATTTTATTCAATAGTGTATATTTAGTAAACTGTGCTTTGGGTAAGCATTTTATCCTCTTCCAGAGCATGCTAAACAAAATATATGAAAGaatctgcttattttttttaacatagttgACTAAAAATATCCTCTACCAAATACGAAGCAAATAACAACAACGATTTGTAGGATTGATTTTGGGTTCATTTagcgaaaaaatatttcgaaatttttcgaaaaataaattgttgATTGTTAAATTTATTTGGCGTGCAAAAAAGTCTCTaacttttccttttatttcactcaatttaaaaaacttatgagGGTCCTCAAAACTTGacgaacataaaaaatcaaattcttctatgctatttaaaatataatttttttcaacacttaTTTAATGCTGGAATATTGCCAGATTCCTATGTTTGTCGCGGAAGAGTAAGAAGtaacatttttctttcctttttattttccatcaaacattgtttaaaactaaaattgcgtAAAAATGTCAGCTTTGAATACAGTCATGAAACATGAtctttaattgcgtttttaagacttcaacatAAAAATTCTTCGGCGGAAGACCATCTAAGGTGCAACCACTTCACTATCGCCTCCCAAACAGCATTGAAGCTCATCGAAATTTTCGTCTTTCAGGACCTCGATTTCAAAAACTTCTCGAGATACGCCCCTCGACTTCCGCACTGCGCCAAAATTATTGAAAATCGTCCAAAAAGTACGTTTTTGAggattcagttttgaaaattttcagaaggtaACCTGTATGTTCGTTTTCCAGGTTCGGGCCGATGACGGCATTAGTGGGACGAGCTGCAGGTGATGAAGTTAGAGAAGCAGTCGGTACAGGTGCAGAAGATGCTGGTACGCACTTCACACCTAGACACTCCAGAGTCCGCCGCTTCTACGCTGGTGGTGGAGGTCCTGGCGGTTATGGAGAATATGGCGGTTGGGGACCTGGTGGTCCTGGTGGTTATGGTGGCGGTGGAGGCCCCGTTGGTTATGGAGGTTATGGTTGCGGTGGAGGCGCTGGTTGGTATGGAGGCTACGGCAGTGGAGGCCCTGGTGGTCCTGGCAGTTTTGATGGCGGTGGAGGCATTCTCGGTTATGGAGGCTATGGTGCTGACGCCGGTAATGCCGGTGGTGCTGGTGGTGCGGGTGGAGCTGGAACTCCTGCTGATGCTGGTGGCGCTGGAGCTCCTGGTGGTGCTGGTGGAAGTGGAGGTTCTGCCGGCCACAGGACCGTAACAAGCGTCATAAGTGGCGGTTATGGAGGTTATAGTGCTGGTGACGCTTTCGGTTATCCTGGCGCTTACGCTGTAGGTTACCAATTCAGGAGGCCAATGCCCGGCAATCCTTGGTTTCCTCAACGCTAAAGAAGAAGCCGGAAGCTATTGTGGCAGTCCTGGAGGTCCTGCTTTGAGTCGCAACACACACACGGCGCTGGCGTAAATTATCATCATCCAAAGCGTTCGAACACCTcggaccccccctccccctcccttgaGACGCCCAAGTACCAGGAGAACCAACAGGTTCTTCCAAGGACACTTCTACTTTTATGTTCTTTTACTGACTAATAAATCGATTTTTTGTAGTAGTATGTGTTTGCTCACTCATTCGTAAAACGACATTAACACGCTGTCAAAATGGATCGTTTTTTAAATAGGGTACTTTCAGTTCATACTGGCGAGGATTCGTGGGATGTGTCATGGGGTATccccaaatatttcaaaaaatatatttgaattaacATGTTACAAAATCACAGGGAAAAAAAGTGATACTTTTGACACGTGAGACATTCCATGCAAAACAGATTAAACTCAACTTCGTAGATCGCAAATGGGTTTATGGGTTTCATAATcatgtgcgaaatttcatgatcAAATCGCATTTacgaattttcatgaatttttaggTGTTAAAAGGGGTGGCTCACCCTCttacgaaatattaaaaactttcgGAATAAATCCACATTGTGTTTTAAGATTTCTAGTATGGATTTGATTAACCCAGTAAGGATCTCCAAGACGAATCAGTTTTCATTAAGCAAAATAGACTTTTATTCTATAATTGTTTTAatgggccttttttttttcaacaatagcaTGGATTCAATTGGAGTCATAAGAATTCCCAAATACCTGCTGTAAAAgtgttcagtatatagagaggtaataattgaatggggttaaaaatagcgttcataatactggAGTGTTCATATAatagggtgttcagagtacagagagcCTATATCAAGTCTACGGAGTTTCGTCGGGactatcaaaatgtgttcagaatatcgggctGTTCACCTTAGGaagtgttcagatagagagaaTTCACTGTAATTCTGTATTGGCGACCTCAAATTGGTGCCAAGTAGATTGCGAATACGAATTCTTTTGGttaactcttctttttttttaaattcttattattCAAGAGTGACATAGCGGCAAACCTTTTGGTTGCAAACCTCTTTGCTTACTTTCGTTCTATGTATTTCATGAACAGATGGTAGATACTCTAAACTTTGAAGGGTTCAGCATGTAGAATATTCttcttaaatttattcaaaaaattgagcAGACTCACACTAAGACGGACTAGCTTCAAACACAACAAATAACATTTATTGACACATTACAAAGCAATGCATTTTAACCGCAAATGGTTCTTGCTGGATATAAGGCAAGCGACCCCCTCTCACGTTCAGAAATCAAAATCTTATGTGAACTAGGTTCTTTCAGCAGATACTTTTTTTCTTGGCTAAAAGACACTAAACGGGAGCTTTTACAGTctgcaatattttatttcaagagGTTTAATAGGTCCGAGCTACTTTTTCTGACTAATTCTCATGACATCTACGCAGAATCAGACGCTGCGAATTTGATCAATAATGCCTATTTTTGCCTTTCCTTCGAGTCACAAAGACGTTTTGGCCTGAAAGTAGTTCCCCTGAGCAATTCTTGCATGCGCCAATACTGCCAGGGCTAGAGACGTAATCTCCATGGCAACCTCCCAGAGCTAACACCAACAACCTGACCTTCATTTTATGTCTCCTAAAACCAGATTGGTCCAGTACGGTCACCAGCAGCATAACCTCCATAACTGCCAACATCACCATATCCTCCTTGACCGCCAGCGCCACCACGACCTCCACCACCACCAGGGCCGTAACCACCAGGGTCACCTCTAGCACCATAACCTCCTTGACCGCCAGCGCCACCATGATGAGAGAAACGGTGGACTCTGGAGTGTGAAGATGTGAGGTCCGAAACAGCAGCGCCTAGGCCTATACCTGCATCTGTTTCCGCTGATGACGTCATCTTTGGAAACCTGAAAAACAAATAAACTGGTTGTCGTaagaaagttttctaaattgaagtctcaaaaatgaaatttcagatcGTTTTTAATTATGTTGATGCAGGGCAGAAGTCAGGGGACTCCCctgggaaatttttgaaaatggggtgctaaaaacaaaaacttgGGCGACATTCAATGATGTTTATGTTATAATAATATGAAGGCAGCGCTTCAAGAGACACTCCgccggaaagtttttgaaatggggttgtttccttcagtcaaaagtaatacttttattcactgaaattgatagaataagcaaataataataataacatggaaccagaaaaatacttttgattttccaacagtcattttttatttaagtttgttAATTTTCGATTTTGTAAATAAGGCGTgttctttatgacatcacaagtgaaatACTTTGGCGTACCCTTTATTATCGTGCTAATCCATTGGTGCCCTGAATGTTTACGATTTGCTTTCAACCGCGCTGCTAGGACATGAAAATTTGGTCTGTGCGCCaatggcatcaatgaatggcatttcatcacttgtgatggcATGTGAAgcagtgtaaaaaaattaatttcattatgaagaccgattaaaataattgttaaaatgattaaactttatcaaaatatttgaacaatGGTTAAATCCTATAATGTTAAACaagctcttttagaaaaaagctcttttaaaattttgtaaacaacCCAATTGAAGTAACGAAAACGCAATTGTATGACATCTTTATGCGGCCAAGAGAAGTGGTTTGGATTGCCTTTCTTCGGAAATTGatcgaaattgaagtctaaatGCGAAATTCCAGAACAACTTTGACGACGTTGGGGAAATGGACGGAGTTTGGAAACTTTCCCTCCAGAAAGATTTTGAAGTTGaagattttaaaaggaaattttaaaataccaaaaTCTAATGTGGGaagaaaacagaaatgaatttcttggagcgattggcaccaaaattTAATCAGCACCCTTTTCGTGTAGGTTCACTATTGTTCCAAATTTCATATCAATCGTAATATAATTTCTTGACTTATAGCAGTCACAACTAACGAGAAAGAATGTTTAATTGCaactgccccctcccccttatatCAATTGGTGCCAAAATCAAATCTTTTCTTGCACCCTCTGAGTTCTGCCTACGGTCCAATTTTTGGGTGAATTCGCTTATATTTCTATTGTTACATTAAGCAAATGTAAACGATGACGTATCTATTTAATGAAGTAAGAAAATCGCTTATGGGAGTATGCTACGCAACTTCCTTGTATCCCTGTTGAATATTAGATGTATTTGAGGTAACTAAAAACAATAGCTGCGTTAACTCATATACGGGCATTGGAAATAATACgtctttaatttataatttttaacagtaataaaaaatgtattgaaacgTAGAGTTAGATCCTTTACAGTTAGATTTCAAATTCAAGAATTTCGATGTTTTTCTTAGAGTCAGGTATACACAAATTCTGAAGGTATTCCGCTGAattgttttgaagaaatgatgtTCGCAACAACCAAGAAGTAAAACAATGCTGCTGATGTAGCACTGCGTTTGTACAATTTCTcgattgcaaaaatttcatttttcaggtgaaattgaaaaataaataaatgaaaagtaaattagTAACAATAGTTTACGAAGAACATAAgtaaaattatgataaaaagcatttttcggaATTGTTTGTtcagagtagatattaatggacaatgaaccaacacaatgttccctaacattctattttttttaaaactatgctatgctgtcgggaaatcgacacatactttgacaaatgaacatttaaaaatcagcatatttattctacttattataagttatcttgtgaagAATTCTTGAGGAAGTttacttgattataagaactatatgatgcggcctgcggccgccccttgctttggccgcccttgtgcggcgcacattCTGCACACCTGTTAGGATCGGCCCTGCCCGTGAGCCACAGCCACACATCGACCGTGCGAGAGAAGTATGACAGATTGCGTATTAAGAATAAGATTATTTTatacattcgaaaaaaaaagtaagatacaaaaaataattacgtTCATCAAGTAAAtacttttcttaaattatttattattcactGCTGAATTAGAGTCATTGTATGCTCGGTAATTGGGTATTTTCTGGCATATcattacagtctgaccaccgaatGTATAGAAAGGCAAACTTCCGGTTTGCAGgaggaaatggacgcatctattagttttcattcagtcttaactgggcgtttgccaattccatataattCGCGAGCAAACTGTACAATTCCTTTTCCTTTGAAACAACGaaatcaagtcaaaaaaaaaaagaaagaaaaagatcaaaatataCTTTATC belongs to Uloborus diversus isolate 005 unplaced genomic scaffold, Udiv.v.3.1 scaffold_13, whole genome shotgun sequence and includes:
- the LOC129232639 gene encoding ctenidin-3-like; this encodes MTALVGRAAGDEVREAVGTGAEDAGTHFTPRHSRVRRFYAGGGGPGGYGEYGGWGPGGPGGYGGGGGPVGYGGYGCGGGAGWYGGYGSGGPGGPGSFDGGGGILGYGGYGADAGNAGGAGGAGGAGTPADAGGAGAPGGAGGSGGSAGHRTVTSVISGGYGGYSAGDAFGYPGAYAVGYQFRRPMPGNPWFPQR